One region of Triticum aestivum cultivar Chinese Spring chromosome 6B, IWGSC CS RefSeq v2.1, whole genome shotgun sequence genomic DNA includes:
- the LOC123137666 gene encoding uncharacterized protein, whose protein sequence is MARHAKTDSDVTSLAPSSPPRSPRRPAYYVHSPAASHPDVVASGGGCCGGAGAAADKMSLAGSTPAESPLHYHFHHSSAAMHHSRESSTGRLLFSDQLRSGGPAGAVPWRRLGHGSGAGSVGDDDEEEDGGRPGSQSPWRCYALAAFAFVAVFAFFLLVLWGASKSYKPHVDVKSVVFESYHIQGGTDRTGVPTRMMSVNATVRLRFRNRGTFFGLHVTAAPFHLFFDDLTVASGNMKEFYQARKSGRVVTVSVVGKQVPLYGAGANLHSKPNNGRLGPAVVPVRLAFVLRARAHILGLLLRSKFYRRGVCRLDVREAHLGKPVPGVAAHCEYHDGR, encoded by the exons ATGGCACGGCACGCCAAGACGGACTCCGACGTGACGAGCCtggcgccgtcgtcgccgccgcgttCCCCGCGCCGCCCGGCGTACTACGTCCACAGCCCCGCCGCCTCCCACCCGGACGTCGTGGCCTccggcggcggctgctgcggcggcgccggcgccgcggCCGACAAGATGTCGCTCGCCGGCTCCACCCCGGCAGAGTCCCCGCTCCACTACCACTTCCACCACTCCAGCGCCGCGATGCACCACTCCCGCGAGTCCTCCACTGGCCGCCTCCTCTTCTCCGACCAGCTCCGCTCGGGCGGCCCGGCGGGGGCCGTGCCCTGGCGCCGCCTCGGGCACGGCAGCGGCGCCGGGAGCGTcggggacgacgacgaggaggaggacggtgggCGCCCCGGGTCGCAGTCGCCGTGGAGGTGCTACGCCCTGGCGGCGTTCGCGTTcgtcgccgtcttcgccttcttcttgctggtgctgTGGGGCGCGAGCAAATCCTACAAGCCCCACGTCGATGTCAAG AGCGTGGTGTTCGAGTCGTACCACATCCAGGGCGGGACGGACCGGACGGGCGTGCCCACCAGGATGATGTCGGTCAACGCGACGGTCAGGCTGCGCTTCCGCAACCGGGGCACCTTCTTCGGCCTCCACGTCACCGCCGCGCCCTTCCACCTCTTCTTCGacgacctcaccgtcgcctccgGAAAC ATGAAGGAGTTCTACCAGGCGCGGAAGAGCGGGCGGGTGGTGACGGTGTCCGTGGTGGGGAAGCAGGTCCCGCTCTACGGCGCGGGCGCCAACCTGCACAGCAAGCCCAACAACGGCCGCCTCGGCCCCGCGGTGGTGCCAGTCAGGCTGGCCTTCGTGCTCCGGGCGCGCGCGCAcatccttggcctcctcctccgctccAAGTTCTACCGCCGGGGCGTCTGCCGCCTCGACGTCCGCGAGGCCCACCTCGGCAAGCCCGTGCCCGGCGTCGCCGCCCACTGCGAGTACCACGACGGGAGGTGA